A window from Citrus sinensis cultivar Valencia sweet orange chromosome 3, DVS_A1.0, whole genome shotgun sequence encodes these proteins:
- the LOC127900661 gene encoding disease resistance-like protein DSC1, which produces MQGARWAVCDGSRTRFWLDCWATKQGPLINLTVHPVPHELVNATVSDFLNVHGGWNWSAFEHLLPNSILMQIASIMPPSSLFGVDKIYWRYEPSGNFTALHAKLKTKSELSRRHIPVSPSCDRCGAPLEDIIHILRDCHCIKRVWFRLVPARHQSSFFQSSLRDWIIANLQNKWNIPSPLAWECIFGVAVWRLWYWRNLFMVEGKLADSSTVCVDVMARANEIYRLNNSHISQQPQRKEIFIRWLPPPWPWCQLNTDGSCRKDEGAGAGGIIRDSVGHWLAGFCMNIGESSVLMAELWGLYQGLHLAWEAGIKRLLVEVDSLCVTQLVSKQVVVPNEFYALVVAIQEIISRNWQVSITHIYREANSAADFMANMAHSYPHGLHLFSSPPGTDKVEGMFLDLSKITSIHLSPQAFANMPNLRFLKFYMPEHNGVPIMISKVHLDQGLEYLPNELRYLHWHEYPSKALPFDFEPENLVKLNLPYSKVVQIWEGKKRAFKLKYVDIHNSQYLIRMPDLSETPNLERTNLKNCINLTCVPSSVQNFNHLSMLCFEGCKSLRSFPSNLHFMSPIKIDFSSCFNLTEFPQISGNITDLILSETAIQEVPSSIECLTNLEKLYINRCMRLKRLSTSICKLKSLHVLVLDDCSKLERFPEILEKMESVKCISLERTAITELPSSFANLEGLKDLYIGGSSLRQLNLSRNDSESLPASITQLSQLRSLHLKDCSMLSSLPELPQSLELLDAENCKQLQFIPEILSGLEEVDASVLEKATFLNSAFTLNSACVKFVFSNCLKLNEKANNEILADSQRWIQHMAIATFRLFDENKYSHIKGPSIILPGSEIPEWFSNQSSGSSITVKPPQNCCRNLIGFALCAVLDYNERIPSGFSSVFCEYRFEVNALSGIEHVYENCLILASTHELIDSDHVVLGFNPCWNVGDGDDHRIFLKFFDIHKHHTAISFEFICDSYKVKSCGVCPVYANPSETKPNTFTLKFATRIGKLDDKAASPSGTSDEEELEPRICSMLHFPRYVQCPN; this is translated from the exons ATGCAGGGAGCTCGCTGGGCTGTTTGTGATGGTTCTCGAACTCGCTTTTGGCTGGACTGCTGGGCAACAAAACAAGGCCCTTTGATCAATCTCACTGTTCATCCAGTGCCTCATGAATTGGTTAATGCTACGGTGAGTGACTTTCTGAACGTGCATGGGGGCTGGAACTGGTCAGCTTTTGAACATTTGCTACCCAATTCTATCCTGATGCAAATTGCCTCGATAATGCCTCCTAGCTCTCTTTTTGGTGTTGACAAAATTTATTGGCGTTATGAGCCAAGTGGCAACTTTACG GCTTTACATGCGAAATTAAAAACCAAGAGTGAACTATCTAGGCGGCATATTCCGGTCTCTCCAAGTTGTGATCGTTGTGGGGCTCCTCTTGAGGATATTATTCACATCTTGAGAGATTGTCATTGCATCAAGCGGGTTTGGTTTCGGCTTGTTCCAGCTAGGCATCAATCCTCTTTCTTTCAGTCGTCTTTACGAGATTGGATAATTGCGAATCTACAAAACAAGTGGAACATTCCCTCTCCATTAGCTTGGGAGTGTATTTTCGGCGTAGCGGTGTGGAGATTATGGTATTGGAGGAATCTTTTTATGGTGGAGGGGAAGCTGGCGGATAGCTCAACAGTCTGTGTAGATGTTATGGCCAGAGCTAACGAAATCTATAGATTAAACAACTCTCATATAAGTCAACAGCCGCAGAGGAAGGAGATCTTTATTAGATGGCTGCCACCTCCATGGCCTTGGTGCCAATTGAATACGGATGGATCTTGTAGAAAAGATGAGGGTGCAGGTGCTGGTGGTATTATTCGAGACTCGGTCGGACACTGGCTAGCTGGATTTTGTATGAATATTGGAGAGAGTTCGGTGTTAATGGCGGAACTTTGGGGTCTGTACCAAGGATTACATCTAGCTTGGGAGGCTGGAATAAAACGTCTTTTGGTTGAAGTGGATAGCCTTTGTGTTACTCAATTGGTCTCGAAGCAAGTGGTTGTGCCTAATGAGTTCTATGCTTTGGTCGTTGCTATCCAGGAGATTATTAGTAGAAACTGGCAAGTTTCCATCACCCATATTTATCGGGAAGCCAATTCGGCGGCGGATTTTATGGCAAACATGGCTCACTCATACCCCCATGGATTGCACTTATTTTCTAGCCCGCCT gGGACCGACAAAGTTGAAGGCATGTTCCTTGATTTGTCCAAAATAACCAGCATACATCTAAGTCCTCAAGCCTTTGCCAATATGCCCAATCTAAGATTCCTTAAATTCTATATGCCCGAGCATAATGGAGTTCCAATTATGATCTCTAAAGTGCATCTTGACCAAGGTTTAGAATATCTTCCTAACGAATTGAGATATCTCCACTGGCACGAATATCCTTCGAAAGCACTGCCATTTGATTTTGAACCAGAGAATCTCGTCAAGCTCAATTTGCCTTACAGTAAAGTCGTGCAAATTTGGGAAGGAAAAAAG AGAGCTTTCAAGTTAAAATATGTTGACATCCACAATTCCCAATATCTCATTAGGATGCCGGACCTATCAGAAACCCCAAATCTTGAGAGAACAAATCTTAAGAATTGCATAAATTTGACTTGTGTTCCATCGTCGGTCCAGAATTTCAACCATCTCAGTATGTTGTGTTTCGAGGGATGCAAAAGTCTTCGGTCCTTTCCGTCCAACCTACATTTTATGTCTCCCATTAAGATAGATTTCTCCTCTTGTTTTAATCTCACAGAGTTTCCACAGATTTCTGGGAATATAACAGACCTGATCTTGAGTGAGACTGCAATACAAGAAGTTCCTTCATCAATAGAGTGCCTAACTAATCTTGAAAAGTTGTATATTAATAGGTGTATGAGGCTGAAGAGGTTATCAACTAGCATTTGTAAATTGAAATCTCTTCATGTGCTTGTTCTTGACGACTGCTCAAAACTTGAGAGGTTCCCAGAAATCTTGGAGAAAATGGAATCCGTAAAATGCATCTCTTTAGAAAGGACGGCAATTACAGAGCTACCATCTTCATTTGCAAATCTAGAAGGGCTTAAAGATTTATACATAGGCGGTTCCTCATTGAGACAGTTAAATCTAAGTAGAAATGACTCCGAGAGTTTACCTGCAAGTATCACGCAACTTTCACAGTTGAGAAGTCTTCACTTGAAGGACTGCAGTATGCTTTCGTCATTACCAGAGCTTCCGCAAAGTTTGGAGTTGTTAGATGCAGAGAATTGCAAGCAGCTCCAATTTATCCCAGAGATTCTGTCAGGTCTAGAAGAAGTAGATGCATCCGTACTCGAAAAGGCAACGTTTCTGAATTCGGCATTCACATTAAATTCTGCTTGCGTTAAGTTCGTGTTTAGTAATTGCTTGAAACTGaatgaaaaagcaaacaacGAGATTTTGGCAGATTCACAACGATGGATTCAGCATATGGCAATTGCAACATTCAgattatttgatgaaaat aAATACAGTCACATCAAGGGTCCCAGCATAATTTTACCTGGGAGTGAAATTCCGGAGTGGTTCAGCAATCAAAGTTCAGGATCTTCAATAACTGTAAAACCGCCGCAGAATTGTTGTAGAAACTTAATCGGCTTTGCTCTTTGTGCTGTTCTTGATTATAATGAACGAATTCCTTCTGGTTTTTCGTCCGTATTCTGTGAATACAGATTTGAAGTGAATGCTCTCTCTGGAATCGAACATGTTTATGAAAATTGCCTGATATTAGCATCGACTCACGAGTTGATTGATTCAGATCATGTCGTGCTTGGATTTAATCCCTGCTGGAATGTTGGGGATGGTGACGATCATAGAATATTTCTTAAGTTCTTCGATATCCATAAACACCACACAGCTATCTCTTTTGAGTTCATCTGCGACAGTTACAAGGTGAAAAGTTGTGGGGTGTGTCCAGTATATGCAAATCCCAGCGAGACCAAACCAAACACTTTTACTCTCAAATTTGCTACAAGAATTGGGAAATTGGATGATAAGGCAGCGAGCCCAAGTGGAACTTCTGACGAGGAGGAACTAGAACCGAGGATTTGCAGCATGCTTCATTTCCCTAGGTATGTCCAATGCCCCAATTAA
- the LOC127900662 gene encoding uncharacterized protein LOC127900662, which produces MESSEKSGRGKNPSAGGIFPPPFRESRTTKKARFRDEEVADDTPVHVSYKETLVNSSRAMETGYDGGAGDWEFEEGDVTKNKDGPMPSITFSDRVHEKLCEPWQNSVIVKLLGRTIGYRTLCTRLNAMWKTTMTYSVIDLENNYFLVRFRSATDAVDALTKGPWIIMGHYLTVQPWTPSFDANTTDIEQVNVWICLPRLAVHLYNRKVLQKLGELVGTVMRIDSNTTSSAPGRFARIAVRLSLAKPLVSQFVLDGKVQKVEYEGLPVICFTCGRYGHSSSSCKGLNSATNSREGVQPQPNMQPQGNTVQPDDHGNIDSNAESFGSWMIATRKGRKFNSGKDINNGLTKNRENIGAGVSRFQILEQVTNDREHPTHAAVIDNPSTSHQPNTTNPYQIFTANHEDRTKTPARRKQHTTAVTAKPQKKTPASSLNPIRNPFQQTTFTLRTENTNYLPHANPRTESCLNPQLNPSQQQMSPLVTTLDPKKHTVIFCNNQNRSLGEVREVGSDQSSRL; this is translated from the coding sequence atggaGAGCTCCGAAAAATCCGGACGTGGAAAAAACCCTAGCGCTGGAGGAATTTTCCCTCCACCGTTCAGGGAAAGTAGAACAACTAAGAAGGCAAGGTTTCGTGATGAGGAGGTTGCAGATGATACCCCTGTACATGTTTCGTATAAGGAAACCCTTGTAAACTCGTCGCGAGCAATGGAGACGGGTTACGATGGCGGCGCAGGGGACTGGGAGTTTGAGGAAGGGGACGTGAcgaaaaataaagatggacCTATGCCCTCCATAACCTTCTCGGATAGGGTTCACGAGAAGTTATGTGAACCATGGCAGAACTCGGTTATAGTGAAGCTGCTGGGTCGCACGATCGGTTATAGAACTCTCTGTACGAGACTGAATGCCATGTGGAAGACAACAATGACTTACTCAGTGATTGACCTAGAAAACAATTATTTCCTGGTTCGCTTTCGTTCGGCGACTGATGCGGTCGATGCCCTAACAAAAGGTCCGTGGATTATTATGGGGCACTATCTCACGGTGCAGCCATGGACGCCGTCTTTTGATGCCAATACAACGGATATAGAGCAAGTTAATGTATGGATCTGTCTTCCCCGACTCGCTGTTCACCTATACAACCGGAAAGTACTCCAGAAACTTGGAGAATTGGTGGGTACAGTGATGAGAATTGATTCGAACACAACATCCTCAGCGCCTGGAAGATTTGCACGAATTGCAGTTCGTCTTTCCCTGGCCAAGCCTCTGGTTTCTCAGTTTGTGTTGGATGGGAAGGTTCAAAAGGTAGAGTATGAGGGATTACCAGTGATTTGCTTCACATGTGGAAGATACGGCCATAGTAGTAGCAGTTGCAAGGGATTGAATTCAGCAACCAATTCTAGAGAAGGGGTTCAACCCCAACCTAATATGCAGCCCCAGGGGAACACTGTCCAACCAGATGATCACGGTAATATTGATAGTAATGCCGAGTCCTTTGGATCTTGGATGATAGCCACGAGAAAGGGCAGAAAATTTAATAGTGGCAAGGACATTAACAATGGCTTGACTAAGAACCGAGAAAATATAGGGGCTGGTGTTTCCAGATTCCAAATTCTTGAGCAGGTCACGAATGACCGTGAACACCCCACACATGCCGCTGTGATAGACAATCCATCCACTTCTCACCAACCAAACACGACCAACCCTTACCAGATATTTACTGCCAATCACGAGGATAGAACTAAAACTCCGGCTAGACGTAAGCAGCACACCACAGCCGTTACTGCCAAACCCCAAAAGAAGACACCAGCTTCCTCCTTGAACCCAATCCGTAACCCTTTTCAGCAGACCACTTTCACTTTAAGAACAGAAAATACAAACTATTTGCCCCATGCAAACCCTAGGACCGAATCATGTCTTAACCCTCAACTCAACCCCAGCCAACAACAAATGTCCCCTCTAGTTACAACCTTGGACCCAAAAAAGCATACGGTGATATTCTGTAATAACCAAAACCGATCTCTTGGAGAGGTAAGGGAGGTGGGCAGTGATCAGAGCAGTCGGCTGTAA